A single genomic interval of Zobellia nedashkovskayae harbors:
- a CDS encoding alpha-ketoacid dehydrogenase subunit alpha/beta, with protein MQYDKSNLSEAVLLKLYKDLLRPRMIEEKMLILLRQGKISKWFSGIGQEAISVGVTNVLNEEEYILPMHRNLAVFTTRGIPLHRLFSQWQGKMNGFTKGRDRSFHFGTQDYKIIGMISHLGPQLGVANGIALADILQNKKVVTAVFTGEGGTSEGDFHEALNIASVWDLPVIFCIENNGYGLSTPTKEQYNCKNLADRALGYGMESYIIDGNNILEVYTKLKEIAEELREKPRPVLIEFKTFRMRGHEEASGTKYVPEELMTEWGKKDPISNYEKFLLKEGVLTDEKIEALRVMIETEINENLKLAFDEEEVQSEPEQELLDVYAPFEYEETNPGSVVEHIRLVDAISKGLKQSMEKHSNLVIMGQDVADYGGVFKITEGFMNAFGKERVRNTPICESGIVSAAMGLSINGMKAVVEMQFADFVSSGFNPVVNYLAKSHYRWSEKADVVIRMPCGGDVGAGPFHSQTNEAWFTKTPGLKVVYPAFPYDAKGLLATAINDPNPVLFFEHKALYRSIYQNVPADYYTLPFGKAALLKEGIDITIVSYGAGVHWALDTLEKNPDISADLIDLRTLAPLDMDAVYSSVEKTGKLIILQEDSMFGGIASDISAMVMENKFQYLDGPVKRVASMETPIPFAKKLEDNYLPKNRFLVALKELLKY; from the coding sequence ATGCAATACGATAAAAGCAATTTAAGCGAAGCTGTTTTGTTGAAACTCTATAAAGACCTTCTGCGGCCTCGCATGATAGAGGAGAAAATGCTAATTCTATTGCGGCAGGGTAAAATTTCAAAATGGTTTAGCGGAATTGGGCAAGAGGCTATTTCGGTAGGTGTCACCAATGTATTGAATGAAGAGGAGTATATATTGCCCATGCATAGAAATTTGGCTGTCTTCACTACCCGTGGTATTCCGTTGCACCGTCTTTTTTCGCAGTGGCAGGGTAAGATGAACGGATTTACCAAAGGCCGCGATCGTAGTTTTCATTTTGGCACCCAAGATTATAAAATTATAGGAATGATCAGTCACCTTGGTCCGCAATTAGGAGTGGCAAATGGGATTGCATTGGCAGATATTCTTCAAAACAAGAAAGTGGTTACTGCTGTCTTTACAGGTGAAGGTGGTACTAGCGAAGGTGATTTTCATGAAGCTTTGAATATAGCTTCCGTTTGGGATTTGCCCGTTATTTTTTGTATTGAAAATAATGGCTACGGACTTTCTACACCCACTAAAGAGCAATACAACTGTAAAAACCTTGCGGATAGGGCATTGGGTTATGGTATGGAATCGTATATAATTGACGGAAATAACATATTAGAAGTTTACACTAAGCTGAAAGAGATTGCAGAAGAACTTCGAGAAAAACCGCGTCCGGTTTTAATTGAGTTTAAGACTTTTCGTATGCGTGGGCATGAGGAAGCTAGCGGCACCAAGTATGTTCCGGAAGAATTAATGACGGAATGGGGAAAGAAAGACCCGATTTCCAATTATGAAAAGTTTCTTTTAAAGGAAGGGGTTTTAACGGATGAAAAAATTGAAGCACTACGAGTTATGATTGAAACGGAGATTAACGAAAATCTAAAACTCGCTTTTGACGAAGAAGAAGTTCAATCAGAACCTGAGCAAGAACTTCTGGATGTCTATGCACCTTTTGAATATGAGGAAACGAATCCGGGAAGTGTTGTAGAACATATTAGATTGGTTGATGCTATTTCCAAGGGGTTAAAACAATCCATGGAGAAACACTCCAATTTGGTCATCATGGGGCAAGATGTGGCGGATTATGGTGGTGTATTTAAAATCACCGAAGGCTTTATGAATGCTTTTGGTAAAGAACGTGTTCGAAATACGCCAATTTGTGAATCTGGAATTGTTTCTGCCGCAATGGGACTTTCCATAAACGGAATGAAAGCCGTTGTAGAAATGCAATTTGCTGATTTTGTTAGTAGCGGTTTTAATCCCGTAGTCAATTATTTGGCAAAATCTCATTACCGTTGGAGTGAAAAGGCTGATGTTGTTATCCGTATGCCTTGCGGTGGCGATGTAGGTGCTGGACCATTTCATTCCCAAACCAACGAAGCTTGGTTTACCAAGACACCTGGACTAAAAGTCGTGTATCCTGCTTTTCCTTATGATGCAAAAGGGTTATTGGCTACGGCTATTAATGACCCTAACCCAGTTCTATTTTTTGAGCACAAAGCTTTGTACCGCAGTATTTACCAAAATGTACCTGCGGATTATTACACACTTCCATTTGGCAAAGCAGCTTTGCTTAAAGAAGGAATCGATATTACTATTGTTTCTTATGGCGCAGGAGTGCACTGGGCATTGGATACATTAGAAAAGAATCCAGATATTTCTGCAGATCTTATTGACTTGCGAACACTGGCGCCTTTGGATATGGATGCTGTCTATTCATCTGTAGAAAAAACGGGTAAACTTATCATTCTTCAAGAAGACAGTATGTTTGGTGGTATAGCCAGTGACATTTCTGCCATGGTCATGGAAAATAAATTTCAATATTTAGATGGTCCCGTAAAGCGTGTGGCCAGCATGGAAACGCCTATTCCCTTCGCTAAAAAACTAGAAGACAATTACTTGCCTAAAAATCGATTTCTCGTAGCATTAAAAGAGCTCTTGAAGTACTAG
- a CDS encoding isopenicillin N synthase family dioxygenase — MSAIPSVDLQDFVSDNAERKEKFIKEIGSAFENIGFVALSGHFLSDDLVKNLYDEIKKFFDLPQELKDTYEIEGIGGQRGYTSFGKEHAKGKKEGDLKEFWHFGQYVQDDAKLEAEYPDNVQVKELPTFNAVGKETYQMLEKTAKYVLRALAIHLDLEETYFDDYIKNGNSILRPIHYPPITSEPKNAVRAAAHGDINLITLLMGAHGRGLQVKNHEGEWVDAIARPDQLMINVGDMLSRLTNNKLKSTIHQVVNPPKELWGTSRYSIPFFMHPVGDMPLNCLENCVDDAHPKQFEDITAGEFLHERLIELGLIKA; from the coding sequence ATGAGTGCAATACCTAGTGTAGACTTACAAGATTTTGTTTCGGATAACGCTGAAAGAAAAGAGAAATTTATAAAAGAAATTGGTTCCGCTTTTGAGAACATTGGCTTTGTAGCCTTGAGCGGGCATTTTCTATCGGATGATTTAGTGAAGAACCTTTACGATGAAATCAAAAAGTTTTTTGATCTTCCGCAAGAATTAAAAGATACGTACGAAATTGAAGGTATAGGTGGCCAACGTGGTTATACCTCATTCGGGAAAGAACATGCCAAAGGCAAAAAAGAAGGGGACTTAAAAGAATTCTGGCACTTTGGACAGTATGTACAAGATGATGCAAAGCTGGAAGCGGAATATCCAGATAATGTTCAGGTTAAGGAATTACCTACTTTTAATGCTGTTGGCAAGGAAACGTATCAGATGTTAGAGAAAACAGCTAAATATGTACTTAGGGCATTGGCTATTCATCTTGACCTGGAAGAAACCTATTTTGATGATTACATAAAGAATGGGAATTCAATTTTACGTCCTATCCATTATCCGCCTATAACATCAGAGCCTAAAAATGCGGTTCGTGCTGCGGCTCATGGAGACATTAACCTTATTACCTTATTAATGGGTGCACATGGACGCGGACTTCAAGTAAAGAACCATGAAGGCGAATGGGTAGATGCCATTGCTCGTCCAGACCAATTAATGATCAATGTAGGCGATATGTTATCTAGACTAACAAACAACAAATTGAAGTCTACGATACACCAAGTAGTAAACCCACCAAAAGAGCTTTGGGGTACTTCTCGGTACTCTATTCCTTTCTTTATGCATCCAGTAGGCGATATGCCACTTAATTGCCTAGAAAACTGTGTAGATGATGCGCATCCAAAACAATTTGAAGACATAACTGCAGGCGAGTTCTTGCATGAGCGTTTAATTGAATTAGGGTTGATAAAAGCATAA
- a CDS encoding translation initiation factor — MDLQDQLKNLFPEHEPEKTETTSKTENDIWLQDDPIVCKYEKRKGKPITILEGYNGAESDFKMLAKELKTKLSVGGSFKNGQIIIQGDYRDKIMGLLKEKGFSVKRVGG; from the coding sequence ATGGATTTACAGGACCAACTCAAGAATTTATTCCCAGAACACGAGCCGGAAAAAACAGAAACCACCTCCAAAACGGAAAATGACATCTGGTTACAAGATGACCCCATTGTATGCAAATATGAAAAACGGAAAGGTAAACCTATTACCATTTTAGAGGGATATAATGGCGCGGAAAGTGACTTCAAAATGTTGGCAAAAGAGCTGAAGACCAAATTAAGCGTAGGAGGATCATTTAAAAACGGTCAAATCATAATTCAGGGCGACTATAGAGACAAAATTATGGGGTTATTAAAAGAAAAAGGTTTCTCTGTGAAGCGTGTTGGTGGATGA
- a CDS encoding DUF1835 domain-containing protein: MSSLLHITNGDSFTDRIKTLNLSGDIITWREMLCEGKTLTNVGSESFWKARFEFLNKNYKVSKSWFIEKTLKEYRSLCNHKQQDEIVLWFEYDLFCQVNMIAVLSWLKTNRKYAQVSLVCSGKEDSTDKMYNLNELSDDQLRNLYDNKIDLTQDDIEYADYVWQLYCSDNPIRLENLSDFGEFQFNYLGDAVRSHLHRFPSIKNGLNEMENSILRLAIDKKPTSKGAFVSEILQNQGSLGFSDTQYDRALGRLKPLFSSFNPVRLTKKGKEILENKTSYYSCIQDNNVYLGGALKYNFLYNTESNRILKL; this comes from the coding sequence ATGAGTTCCCTTCTGCACATCACCAACGGAGATAGCTTTACGGATAGAATAAAAACACTTAATCTTAGTGGAGATATTATCACATGGCGTGAGATGCTCTGCGAAGGTAAGACACTTACCAATGTTGGTAGTGAGTCTTTCTGGAAAGCCCGTTTTGAATTTCTCAATAAAAACTATAAGGTATCTAAATCATGGTTCATTGAAAAGACCTTGAAAGAATACCGTTCCCTATGTAACCATAAACAACAAGATGAGATTGTACTCTGGTTTGAGTATGATCTTTTTTGTCAAGTAAATATGATCGCTGTGCTTAGCTGGCTAAAGACCAACCGTAAATATGCACAGGTTTCTTTAGTTTGTAGCGGCAAAGAAGATAGTACTGACAAGATGTACAACTTGAATGAATTGAGCGATGATCAGTTACGTAACTTGTACGATAACAAAATTGATTTAACGCAAGACGATATTGAGTATGCAGATTACGTTTGGCAATTGTATTGTAGCGATAACCCTATACGTTTAGAAAATTTATCTGATTTTGGTGAATTCCAATTCAACTATCTAGGTGATGCCGTTCGATCACATTTACACCGTTTTCCAAGTATAAAAAACGGACTTAATGAAATGGAGAATTCCATTTTAAGGCTTGCAATAGATAAAAAGCCTACTTCAAAAGGAGCATTTGTTTCTGAAATTCTTCAAAACCAAGGTTCGTTAGGTTTTTCTGATACACAGTATGACAGGGCCTTAGGAAGATTAAAACCTCTATTCTCTTCATTCAATCCGGTAAGACTTACGAAAAAAGGAAAAGAAATCCTTGAGAATAAAACCAGTTACTATTCCTGCATTCAGGATAACAATGTATACTTAGGCGGTGCTTTAAAATATAATTTCCTTTACAACACCGAATCTAACAGAATTTTAAAGTTGTAA
- a CDS encoding nucleoside phosphorylase, whose translation MQLSPSELILNADKSIYHLNLLPKDLAETIITVGDPDRVANVSKFFDTIELKKGKREFHTHTGTLNGKRISVVSTGIGTDNIDIVFNELDALVNIDFETRTIKPNRTVLDIVRIGTSGAIRADIPIDSFLMSEYAMGLDGLLHFYDSDSVQELDVSKAFVAHANWSPNKSVPYVVKYDESLGEKLFSNRIRLGTTVTNIGFYGPQSRVLRLKLSDNNLQDKLASFEYKDVKITNLEMETSGIYGLAKLLGHRAVSMNCILANRANGEFSTKPTESTEELIKYSLEKLTSS comes from the coding sequence ATGCAATTAAGCCCCTCTGAGCTTATCTTAAATGCTGATAAGAGCATTTACCATTTAAATTTATTACCCAAAGACCTTGCAGAAACTATTATAACGGTTGGTGATCCTGACCGCGTAGCTAATGTTTCCAAGTTTTTTGATACCATTGAGTTGAAAAAAGGGAAGCGAGAGTTTCATACGCATACCGGAACGCTTAACGGAAAACGTATTTCTGTTGTTTCAACAGGAATCGGCACAGATAATATTGACATTGTTTTTAATGAATTGGACGCTCTTGTCAATATCGATTTTGAAACCAGAACAATCAAACCGAACAGGACCGTATTGGACATTGTTAGGATAGGTACTTCTGGAGCTATAAGAGCAGACATTCCTATTGATTCTTTTTTAATGAGCGAATATGCTATGGGCCTTGATGGCTTGTTGCATTTTTATGATAGTGATTCTGTTCAGGAGTTGGATGTTTCCAAAGCTTTTGTTGCTCATGCCAATTGGTCTCCAAATAAATCAGTGCCCTATGTGGTGAAATATGACGAAAGCCTAGGTGAAAAACTATTTTCTAATCGTATACGATTAGGGACTACAGTTACCAATATTGGCTTCTATGGCCCACAAAGTCGGGTTTTAAGATTAAAACTCAGCGATAATAATTTACAAGATAAACTAGCTTCTTTTGAATACAAAGATGTTAAGATTACCAACTTAGAAATGGAGACTTCTGGTATTTATGGTCTTGCTAAACTACTAGGACACCGTGCTGTTTCTATGAACTGTATTTTAGCTAATAGAGCCAATGGTGAATTTAGTACCAAACCTACAGAATCTACAGAAGAGCTTATTAAATACAGTTTGGAAAAGCTTACCTCCTCATAA